The Bacteroidota bacterium genomic interval ATATGGAAACCTCAAAATTTGACATAGCAGATTATTTAGACAATAATGAAATAATAGCAGAATATCTCAATTCCGTTTTGGAGGAAGGAAATAATTCGGATGTTATTATAGCAATTGGTCATATTGCGAAATCAATTGGAATGACAAAGATTGCACATGAAACCGGACTTAGCAGACCAAGTTTGTACAAAGCTTTATCTGAAGGAGCGAAACCCCAATTTGAAACAATTATGAAAATATTAAGAGCAATTGGAGGACAAATACGAATAAATCCTGTTTGAATTATACTTGCCAATATGTGATTATTGATTAATTTTTGATAACTCAATTCCTTCCCTTGAGTTAATTGCAGAAGGGAACTTCGATAAGGTGATCGAAATTCAAAATAGTCGTATATTTCCTTCGATAAAATCAGGAAAAAATCATGACAATTGTGGTTTAGGAAAAATATACTATTACGAAGGTAAAGTCAGGAATAACAGACTTCATTCGTTAATTTTTTAGCAATAATAACATATATGTTGTCTCAAACTGGACATATGAGAAAGAGCTCCGTCAAAACGTTCCTTGCAAATCCTGATAGGCTTTCTAAGTAATTGGAAACCAATTGCTAAAAAGGGCACTAGTGCCTATGCCTTTGTTAATAGGAGGCAAGTGAAATTTCTGCGAATCAGTGGCCTAAATGTAAATGGCGTTATAGTAAATATGTTTGTGGTATAATAAAGGATATATGCTAACCAAACTTCAAAATCTCTCTAGATATTCAATACTGTTTGGTTATTGAAATTTTTAACATTGGTTATTTTTTGCTATTTGTTGATTGTTTTTTACAAATGAATTTCATTCATAATCCAAACCCATGAATTTTCAATCCATAATGCTTTATTTAATTAATGTTTTTTGTTTTAATATATACCCAATTCCGATAGCAGCCAGGATGATAAAACCTACTTCCATAATGGGGTAATATGTTTGGGCTTTAAATACAGATGGTGCAATTAGCAAATAGATTTCAAACCATTTTGCAATTAGTATGAGCAAACCAACATAATATAGTTTTGATGTGGATTTGCGATTATTTTTTGAAAGTAAAATCAACCATGGAAGTAGGAAATTCCCCAAAACACTAATAATTAAAAAGGGGAGGAAATTCCACTGAAAAATATGCTGATAATATGCTATTTCACTTGGTATTGATGTATACCAAGCGATTAAAAACTGACTAAAAAATACATAGAACCAAATTAAGGATATAGCCATTGTCAATCTGCCCAAATCGTTTGAAAAGCTATGTAATTGATTATTTTGGTGATTCTTGACCAATAAAAATCCGCAGATTAACAAAAGCGCTGAAACCAACAGGTAAAATGAAAAAAGAGCCGAATGATAATCAAGCTGTATGGACATTAACCAATCCCAACTAAAAAGAGAAAAACCTAATAGTAAAACAATGACAAATTCTATGGCTTTGTGCTTTTGGCTTTGTTCATTTTGGTTTCTAAATTTTCTTAATAATTGATAGTGGTAAGTGTAAAAAACAAATAAGATAACAACTGCTCTGAGGGTGAGAAAAATGGGATGGAACCAAATAGTGTGAAATGAACTTTCAACTATTCTATCAATAAAGAAATGGGCGCTGGCTAAAACGAGTAAAAAACTAAAAATTAGAAATCTTAAAACACCCGCAGTTTGTAAAGATTGTAATTTCAATGGATCAAACCATTTAGAAGGAATAATTGTTTGCATTGAAAACAAAAGTAATCCACCTAAGGCAAGTAATAGAAAATACCAGTTAATACACACAAAATTAGTCCATAATAGTAACCAGTAATCATCTTTGCAACAAAAGGATGCACCAATAATTAGTAGTATAGCTACTATAATTAGGCCTGTTATTAATACATGCTTGGATATGAATTCTCGTATACTCATTCCATATGCTCCTTTTGTTTACTTAATGGTTAGGTTCTGAGCTGTGGCAATACCTCTTCTCTTCACCAATTCCTAATTTACTAAAACCCTTTATTGACATAGCTTAAACCATTGTTGTGTTTAGTATTTATTATATATATATCACTGTATAACAATCTAGATTCTCAAAAGAAATTTTAACAAATACATCATCATTGATATCTCTAAGAACCTCAAAACGCCAAAAACTCCCCCATCCTTCAAATGGTTCAAAGTATCTAATATTTTTATATGCTTTTAAGTCATTTTCAATTTTAACAATAGTGTTTTCATATGACTCAAAACACTTCTTATCATACATAAATGATAACTTATTATCATCAGATTTTATCATTTCTAAATTTTTCCTCAAAACTACTATATCTCTTAATTCAATTTCATTCATATCAAGTAATGATATTGTTAAAATTGTGATAAATTCATTTAATTTTTTATGAGTATAATATTCTTTCTCAGAACTTGAATATTTAGTTAATTTGAGACCATCTAATATAAAATTAACTTGCTGTTCAAATATTAAATGGTTTTTCAATTCATCTTCTATTCTTAATTTCAGTTTATTAATTTCTTCTAATTGCAAATTACACATATCCAAATTGAAGGATTTATCATTCCTTTTCAATTTTTTAAGTTTAAGATAATATTGTTCATCGAAAAATGAAAAAGCGTGTTCAAAATCACTATTATTGGTTACATAAATAATAGCATTGGGATATTCATGACCAGGAGCCATAGTCCAAGTATGAAGGTTCATTTGCAAATTCAATTTACCTGAGAAAATGCTTTTATCAATCTCAGTTATAGTATTCCTGTACAACGAATCTTTAATATTTAATGCATCTTCAAAAAATGGTTTGTAAGAGTTATTAGGATAACCTAATGCTATTGAAGTTATCAGTGAATTGTAGTCACTATCAATTGTGGATTCCAAGTCTTGTTTCTCAGGAAGAAAATTACATGATTGAAACAGAAGTAAAATTAATATGCAAATATTTCTCATATTGAAATTATATTAAACACAACGCTTGAATATACATCACCAGCAACCATTTTTGTGTACTGCTAAAGTCCTCTCCATTTGGTGGCATTTGGTTTTTTCCATGTGTAATCGAATGGAACATTTTTCCTTCCGATATTGTGGGTAGTCGTTTGGTAAAAACAGGAGGGATAGGGTATTTTTCTTTTTCAATCATTGGCGCATTGGCATTTCCATTTTCACCATGGCAATGCTTGCACAATGCATTATATAAAATTTTGCCTTCCATCAAGTTTTGTTCGGTAAGTGCCAAAGGATTCTTAAGTTCTTGTCCAGCTAATTCATAGGCTTCTTTGGTATTTGCATAAGGATAAATTTCTTGTTCCTTATTGTATGGAATTGAATGAACAGGCTTTTGCATGACCGATTCTTGTATTTCTTCTTTAGGTGGAGAAGATTGATCACATCCAAATAATAGGAGTATTAAAACAAAACTGAAATAGATTATCTGCCAATAAGTTTTCATTTGATATCCATTTTAATAGGAATTGGCAAAGCAATTTCTTGTTTGTAAAAATCAATTTCACATATTTCAAAAGATAATGATGAAATAGTAGTACTATCATCACACTTGAATATTAATAGGAATTCACCATCAGTTGATTCACATTTGTAATCCACTATTTGCTGACCAGGAATAACATGGGAAAACAAGACAAAGTAAAGAGTGACTCCTATGGCTGCAAATAGCACACTGCCTAAGAATACAGGAATTATGAAGGAAGGCCAAGGAATACTGTTTTTACCCGCAAATTGGATGGGTAGCTCCAAATGAAGATACAGCATTGAAGCCATGGAAATTACAAATCCAACCAAACCACTCCAAAAGGCTATACGACCAAAATTATTTGCATGCTTATTCTGCTTCAAGTGTTCAAATTCTATCTCATAGGGTGTTCTGATTTCCAGAATTTCTGCCTTTTTATCCAGCAATATTTGAACAGCATCACGAAGGGATATTTCATCTCTAAATATAGCTAGTGTAGCTTTCCGATTACTAACTATTTGCCTCATTTCTTCTTGTCTTTTAGTATTTCAGAATAAGAAATGGAAGGCAGATAGCGAATAAATAATAAAAAGAAAGTAAAGAAAAATCCGATTCCAAATAAAATCATGGCTAGTGAGAAAAAGTTCAATGAGAAGTTTGAATTATTTGCTGAAATATATCCTGTTTCAGAACTACTCACAATAATCATATAGCGTTCTAACCACATGCCAATCAGTATCAGGATCGATAAAATCAACACCTGTTTTGAATTGCTACGAATTGATTTTTTCCAAAACAATTGAGGAATTCCAATACTCAAAAAGAGGGATAAATAGTAAATGAAAGCAGTTTTGCCAACACTTTTTTGGATGAGTAATGCATTCTCAAATGGATTGTTGGCATATAAACTCATAAACACTTCATTGATATATACAAAGAAAATCAAAATGGATGTAGCCAACATAATTTTGCTCATATAATCAAAGTGTTCCTTTCGGATAAAATTATCCAGTCTATTAATTTTTCTATTAATGACCGCAAGAATGCAAAGCATTGCAAATCCGGATAGTAAAGCACCTAATACAAAATAGATTGGAAAAATACTCGAATGCCATCCAACATGCATACTTACTGCAAAATCAAAACTTACAATAGAGTGAACGGCAATAACCAATACAGTGGCCAAACCAGCTAAAATATAAAGCGTTTGTTTATGATTTTGCCATTGTGTAAGAGATCCTGTCCAGCCAGCAGCAAAAAAAGCAAGTAATTTATTCTTCTGATTAATCCTTCTCATTTGAGCAAGATCAGGTAACATTCCAATATAAAAGAAGATGATAGATAGAATCAAATAAGTTGAAATAGCATAGAAGTCCCAATTGAGTGGCGAATTAAAGTTTAGTAAAAAGTATCCGCTGTTGTTACTAATGGGTAATAGCTTATAGAAATAGCTTGGTTTTCCCAGATGGATAATGGGCATAATAGCTGCCAAAACAATGGCAATAATAGTCATCCCTTCTGCAAAGCGATTAATTCCTTTTCGCCAGTTTTGCCTTAGTAATAGTAATATGGCTGAAATAAATGTACCGGCATGTCCAATTCCTATCCAGAATACAAAATTGGTGATTAACACACCCCAGAAAATGCTGTTGTTAATTGCTAAAAGTCCAAGCCCTTTATTGAAAATAAGAAACACACCAATGCTACCTATTAGTAAGCTGGCAAGAGATATGAAGAATAAAATCCACCAAAGTTTCAAATTCTTATCTGAGCTTTCCATATGTAGATCGGAATAAATCATAAGTCCATATCTGTATTTCGCACTTTTGATAAATAATAGACAGATGGTTGTGTTCCTAAAGCGGGCAATAAAACATGAGCTCGTTTGTTCTTACTCAGATTGTACACCATACTTCCTTTATCATTCATGTCTCCAAAGTAAATTGCTTGTGCCGGACAAGATTGTTGACAAGCCGTTTGAATTGATCCATCCTTAAGAGGTGTGTCGTCCTGTTTTGCATTGGCTTTTGCTTGTTGTATTCTCTGTACACAAAAAGTGCATTTTTCAGCAGTTCCTGCCTCCCGAACACTAACCGATGGATTTAACATCAATCGACCCAATTCATCTGACATATGTGGCGAATTCGGATTTTGATGGCTGTAGTTGTTGTAATTAAATGTGCGACTTAAATAGGGGCAGTTGGTAGCGCAAAAACGAGCACCAATACAACGATTGTAATTTTGCTGATTTAAGCCTTCATTGCTGGAACTGACAGCAGAAACAGGACATACTGATTCGCAAGGTGCCTGATCGCATTGCTGACACATCATGGGTAAAAAGTGAAGCATTGGATGCTCAACTTCACCTGAATAAAAACGTTGCACTTTCATCCATGACATAGATCGCCCTTTTTTAATTTCCTCAGCACCAATGACAGGGATATTATTTTCTGCTTGACAACTAATACTACAAGATCCACAAGCTGTGCACTTATTTAAATCCACCACCATGGCCCAATGATGCGGTTTGAAGTCTCTTTTTTTAGACAAAACAGAAGTGGGAATGTCTTCAGAATTGTGAGATGCTTTCTTTGCTAAATAAGATATTAAACTTAATTCAGGAACGATCGCTTCTGTGCTAACTTTTGTATGTGTTTGTGTTTGGCAAACTTCTTCAAACTGATTTAGCCCTTCAATGCTGAAGGAAAACTGATCCGAGTTTGAATCATTCAATAATAATAATGGATTGTTTCCTTCATTAAGAGCAGATGCCATTTTTCCAACTGGAATCACTATACATGAATCAGCAATTCCTGCCTGAACTATGCACGGCAAATTAATCTCATGCTTATTTGATATTATCTTGATTATTTGTCCCTGACTTATTTTGTATTGTTTTGCTGTATCGGGCGATATTTGAGCATATATTTTCCAACTTCCGCTGGTAATGGGATCGACATATTCTGCTAAAAAACTATTCAGATGCGATGTATAGGATTTTTGCCCCTGACTTTCACAAAATACAATTTCAAGTTTTGTAGATTTTTTGAAATCATCCTTAATTATTTTGATGACAGGATCCAGATAGTGTTTGAAATTATACTTTTTAACTATTTTGGAACTGCTTGTCCAAATTCCTGCTTTAACAACATCATTGAATTGTATTGGCTTGTTTTGGTCGACACCAATATAGGATAAGCTAGATTTTTCCAAATAATCCAACCAGTTATCTGTGTGTTCCATCCAAATGAGAAAACTTTCCTGTGCCTGACGGGATTTCATAATTGGATTAATAGTAGCCTGAGAAGTTTGAAGTATACCCTTTGAAGAATAATTATTCCAAGATTCTAAAAAATGATGATCAGGACACAGATAATCTGCATGTTTACTATATTTATCCTTGAACAGATTCAAAGATATTTTAAGCTCAATTGAAGTCAGGGCTCGACTAATTTCTGAATCTTTTTGTTCATCCTTCAATAGATCATCATTCCAACAAATTAGACCTCCTATTTGCTTATCGCTTATTTTTGATTTTAACAATTGTACATCAAAACTGCCAATATCTTGCGTTATAAGGGGATTATCCAGATCAATACTTCTTCCCATATTGCCTAAAATACTGTTAATCCCAATAATTAATTTTTGATTATTCAAATTATTCGAAGCGCTGAGCAGGATAGATCGTCCTTTGTTTGATCGTAATTTGTCGGCTAATTGTTTTAGCTGATATTTGCTGTTTAGCTTGTCAAACTCAGGATACAACTTAGGTTCACGTATATATTGATATAAATAAGCAAGTATAATTCCTTCTTCAGCTGGTTTTATAATGCATCTTTTATCTGCGCTTGCTCCAGTAATACTAAAATGACTTTCGAATTGAATATGATAGGAAAGATTTCTGGTATTATCAATATCCCGTTTGGCTAAATAGGCGTTCGTATATTCAATAGGAGATAGCCAGTTCCCCAGAAAATCAGCACCAAAACTAACTAGTAATCTTGCTTTCTGAAATCGGTGATCAGGGAAAATAGCCTTGCCAAAAATTGAATGATAGGCATCAATGGTTTTTTGTGGTGCAAATAAATTGCTGTAATAGATTTTTGTTGATGGGTAATGATCTTTGAATTCCTTTAATAATTGAGTGCTTGCCGGACTATTTGAGTAAGGCATTACAATCGCAATTTCTTTCTTGCTTTGCTTGATTAATTGAAGCTTTTGAATTATTTCTCGATCGATTTCATTCCAGCTAGCAGCAAGCTTGTTTTTTTCAGGATTCTTTAAACGTTCACTATTGTATAAATCCAATAAAGAAGCATGAGCACTGGCACAAACTCCACCATTTGTTCGTTTTGAATTTTTATTTCCTTCTATTTTAATGGGTCGATAATCTACTGTTTTAACAGTTAACGGGCAGTGAGCCATGCAAACAGCACAAGTTGTTGCATACCATAGTTCTTCTCCTGGCTTTGGACTTGATGAATTCGAGAATAGGGGCATTCCCTTTTTAATAGGAGAGCGTTTGCATGCAGAGGATAGTGCCAATGCAGTTGTTCCTAATCCTAGAGTTTTGAAGAAATTTCTTCGATTACTGTTTAAGCCAGTGAAGTTAAAAATATGTTCAATCAAATTTTTGGATACTATTCGTTTGTCATCTCCCGGCAATTTTTGCCCATTTTGGTCCAAGCCAATCCATATGTCTTTTTTCTGCTGTCGCATTTGTTAATAATGACAAACGGAGCAATTTGCTCCTCCATTTTTTGTGACACTTAATCCTGTTAAGTTATAGATTGTGTCGTATACATTTTTATAATAGTTTAATTCTAAATTAATATACTGCTCGTTATGGCACCTTATGCACCATTTCATTTGAACAAGGGATTTGCTAATCATTGGCTGATCGGTCTGATCGTGGCAATCGATACAGCTTAGCTTAGCCGTTTTTACGTGTAAACCATGGTTAAAATGTACATGTTCGGGCAAACGGTATCCTTTCTTCCAGTTAATTCCTTTTTTGATGCTGTCAAGTTCAGTTAATTTTGAAATTTCATCTTTGCCAAAAACTTCACCTTCCTGAATATAATGATGGCATTTCATGCAATTCGAAATGAGAGGCAAGTTGGCTTGCGGATAATTTAATGCCTTGTCGTGACAGTAAATACAATCAATTGTATAATCGTTATAGTGAATTTTATGATTAAAATCCACATCTTGTTTTATTTCCAACAAACTTTTAGCTACTCTATTGTCTTGAAACGATCGGGCATTCAAACTCAGAAATATCAATATTAATAAAGTTGTGAAAACATAAAATGAAATGGGTATTCGTTTTCTTAAATCAGCTGATAAAAAAACTATTATTAATAGTATAAGTAGAATTGAAATACTGATTAGGCTTACAGTAGAAATGGGGAAACTTTTTTTGCTGGTTTGAACTACATCAATGGATTTAGATATAGGTTTAATGTATTCGTATTTTTCAATGTAGTCAAGTATTGCCAAGATTTCGTTGCTATCCAAGTCCGAAGGAGGCATTTCAATTTTTTGATATTCCTCATAAACCTGAAGCGCTAACTGGTTTTCTTCATTAATCAGTTTTTTAGAATCTGTAATAAAACGAATGAGCCATTCCTTAGTTCTTAGCGAATTGATGTTTTGTAAATCTGGTCCGGTGAGTATTCTGCCAATCTCATGACAACTACCACAATTTTCTTTGAAAAGCTTCTCGCTATCGATTTTCCCAAAACTATTTTGGGATAGAAGTAGAAGTATTAATAGGATACTTTTAGTTGCGTATGGATTAAGCTTCATTTTGACAAAATAGGGACTGATCCAAAGGCAAATTTATCATTTCCGTTTGAATGATTAATGGAAATTAAATATTTTGAAAATCCACTGCTATGAAAAGAGTGTTTATTTGGCCTAAAAGCCAATAACAGTAGGGTATAGAATTAATATTAATAATGCATAAATATTTGTACAAAATACTATATTTGCGAAGTAACAGTTGACTAAAATTGCTTAATCAGTACCAAAAAATAAATCTCATGAAAAAACGAATTACACTTTTCATTCTATTCATTGGAATGATGTCTTATGGGTTTTCCCAATCCTATTGTTCATCTACTGCAACATCGACTTACGATAGTGAGGTTGATAAGGTAGTTTTTAATACAATTAGTAATAATACTGCTAGTACTTGTGCAATGTATACAGATTTTACAAATATTAATACCAATGTGTTTCCAGGTCAGACCTATACACTGACTGTTACTTTAGGAAGCTGTGGTGGTAATTATGCTAAGTCCTATGCTTTTTATATGGATTGGAATGATGACGGAGACTTTACAGATGCTGGTGAAACACTTGGAACA includes:
- the nrfD gene encoding polysulfide reductase NrfD, with the translated sequence MIYSDLHMESSDKNLKLWWILFFISLASLLIGSIGVFLIFNKGLGLLAINNSIFWGVLITNFVFWIGIGHAGTFISAILLLLRQNWRKGINRFAEGMTIIAIVLAAIMPIIHLGKPSYFYKLLPISNNSGYFLLNFNSPLNWDFYAISTYLILSIIFFYIGMLPDLAQMRRINQKNKLLAFFAAGWTGSLTQWQNHKQTLYILAGLATVLVIAVHSIVSFDFAVSMHVGWHSSIFPIYFVLGALLSGFAMLCILAVINRKINRLDNFIRKEHFDYMSKIMLATSILIFFVYINEVFMSLYANNPFENALLIQKSVGKTAFIYYLSLFLSIGIPQLFWKKSIRSNSKQVLILSILILIGMWLERYMIIVSSSETGYISANNSNFSLNFFSLAMILFGIGFFFTFFLLFIRYLPSISYSEILKDKKK
- a CDS encoding DUF3341 domain-containing protein, coding for MRQIVSNRKATLAIFRDEISLRDAVQILLDKKAEILEIRTPYEIEFEHLKQNKHANNFGRIAFWSGLVGFVISMASMLYLHLELPIQFAGKNSIPWPSFIIPVFLGSVLFAAIGVTLYFVLFSHVIPGQQIVDYKCESTDGEFLLIFKCDDSTTISSLSFEICEIDFYKQEIALPIPIKMDIK
- a CDS encoding c-type cytochrome; this translates as MKLNPYATKSILLILLLLSQNSFGKIDSEKLFKENCGSCHEIGRILTGPDLQNINSLRTKEWLIRFITDSKKLINEENQLALQVYEEYQKIEMPPSDLDSNEILAILDYIEKYEYIKPISKSIDVVQTSKKSFPISTVSLISISILLILLIIVFLSADLRKRIPISFYVFTTLLILIFLSLNARSFQDNRVAKSLLEIKQDVDFNHKIHYNDYTIDCIYCHDKALNYPQANLPLISNCMKCHHYIQEGEVFGKDEISKLTELDSIKKGINWKKGYRLPEHVHFNHGLHVKTAKLSCIDCHDQTDQPMISKSLVQMKWCIRCHNEQYINLELNYYKNVYDTIYNLTGLSVTKNGGANCSVCHY
- a CDS encoding putative addiction module antidote protein — protein: METSKFDIADYLDNNEIIAEYLNSVLEEGNNSDVIIAIGHIAKSIGMTKIAHETGLSRPSLYKALSEGAKPQFETIMKILRAIGGQIRINPV
- a CDS encoding cytochrome c; the protein is MKTYWQIIYFSFVLILLLFGCDQSSPPKEEIQESVMQKPVHSIPYNKEQEIYPYANTKEAYELAGQELKNPLALTEQNLMEGKILYNALCKHCHGENGNANAPMIEKEKYPIPPVFTKRLPTISEGKMFHSITHGKNQMPPNGEDFSSTQKWLLVMYIQALCLI
- a CDS encoding 4Fe-4S dicluster domain-containing protein, translated to MRQQKKDIWIGLDQNGQKLPGDDKRIVSKNLIEHIFNFTGLNSNRRNFFKTLGLGTTALALSSACKRSPIKKGMPLFSNSSSPKPGEELWYATTCAVCMAHCPLTVKTVDYRPIKIEGNKNSKRTNGGVCASAHASLLDLYNSERLKNPEKNKLAASWNEIDREIIQKLQLIKQSKKEIAIVMPYSNSPASTQLLKEFKDHYPSTKIYYSNLFAPQKTIDAYHSIFGKAIFPDHRFQKARLLVSFGADFLGNWLSPIEYTNAYLAKRDIDNTRNLSYHIQFESHFSITGASADKRCIIKPAEEGIILAYLYQYIREPKLYPEFDKLNSKYQLKQLADKLRSNKGRSILLSASNNLNNQKLIIGINSILGNMGRSIDLDNPLITQDIGSFDVQLLKSKISDKQIGGLICWNDDLLKDEQKDSEISRALTSIELKISLNLFKDKYSKHADYLCPDHHFLESWNNYSSKGILQTSQATINPIMKSRQAQESFLIWMEHTDNWLDYLEKSSLSYIGVDQNKPIQFNDVVKAGIWTSSSKIVKKYNFKHYLDPVIKIIKDDFKKSTKLEIVFCESQGQKSYTSHLNSFLAEYVDPITSGSWKIYAQISPDTAKQYKISQGQIIKIISNKHEINLPCIVQAGIADSCIVIPVGKMASALNEGNNPLLLLNDSNSDQFSFSIEGLNQFEEVCQTQTHTKVSTEAIVPELSLISYLAKKASHNSEDIPTSVLSKKRDFKPHHWAMVVDLNKCTACGSCSISCQAENNIPVIGAEEIKKGRSMSWMKVQRFYSGEVEHPMLHFLPMMCQQCDQAPCESVCPVSAVSSSNEGLNQQNYNRCIGARFCATNCPYLSRTFNYNNYSHQNPNSPHMSDELGRLMLNPSVSVREAGTAEKCTFCVQRIQQAKANAKQDDTPLKDGSIQTACQQSCPAQAIYFGDMNDKGSMVYNLSKNKRAHVLLPALGTQPSVYYLSKVRNTDMDL